The following nucleotide sequence is from Trifolium pratense cultivar HEN17-A07 linkage group LG2, ARS_RC_1.1, whole genome shotgun sequence.
AACCGAATTAATTAACACAATCCGGCTGCCAAGACTAACATTTATTGAAGTTATATATTGGAGTTTACTATTAAAAGAAGTTatattgattgtcaaaatttgTGGACCGTTGGATGTGTGTTCATATATAAAAGATACATAACGTTACACcacttaataaaattttaacgaatataaattttacaaaatctatcgttaaattaaaaatttgtaatATATAGATTGTTTAGgtaaaattttacacaaatctAATACATTATGTCCTTGACTGGGTTAAGGACCACGACTTCGCACCTTCTAAATTTGTACCGTATTCATCATTCTTTGGCCCCAACAGTCAGAAGCAACCAAGACTCACGTGATCCGGCACAAATACGAAATACATATGTTACTGGTCTGTCCAAATCAATCCCCAATCCCCCCCACCCCCCGGCACAATTTCTATCTCATTAACTCTACTCTACTCTTACTCATTCTTATACTCACTTATGTGTTAGAATATTTGCAGGTACTACCCCCATCCTATGGAGGAGAAGTGTTGTCGAACTCGTTCCACAACTCAACTAACCTCTTCGGATCACATCCCTTAAGTATTCATATGATACACAACAATACAATACAACTTTTACAATGTACCAAAGcaagtttaattatttgttgtaAAAAAGAAAGTTTAATTATATGACATTTCTCTGTGATTCACTATCACCACTGTGacaaaataagctataaataGGACATCTCAATTTTTGACGTGGAAAACTCCTCTCAATGTGAGAGAATAAAAAACTAtagaaagaagaagaggaagaagaaaacaaCATAACTCAatgtaataatttgataaatgcGGGAAATTAACAACTAACTGCAACTGCAATCACTAACTAACAAGTAGCTAACATCTTATGATAGCTACTTATATCAGATTCATCTTTATAGCTTGTCAAGACTCAAAACACATCAAAATTAGGTGGTGCTCTCAAGTTGGACTATTTCCATAGCAACAACAAATTTCACTATGAAATATGAACAATCTCACTCTCCCATTTCTAATTGTTTCCTCTATCATTCAGGGAGACTTAGACCCCCTATGTATATATTCAACATAAATAATAGCTATAAGTCTATAACACACTAAAGACATTTTCCCACAAAATTGTTGTATATATTAAATGAAGTTTCATAGTCTCATAGAAAGGGAACAAAAAATCTACTTGAAAATTCAATTCTTGCTGTGACCATCTGAATCTGATAGCATTCCTTGAATTTTGTCAATAAAACCAAGCATAGTTGCAAGGCTCTTTTCATCTGGAACAAAAAATCACCAAATAAATTTTACATacacaaaacaaatattaaaaattgttcaAGTAACATCAATTGAAGTAAGGAATGCTATATAACTTACCAAGTCTTGGTATTGTATGCCCTTTTGGGTGATTGATCACAACAGGATCAACAAAAGCCTTTTGCAAAATAATGCTTTCTGGCTTCATAAAATCTGCCTCGCCTTAATCACATATATGAATGAAGTATATTGGTAAGTATAATGTGCACTAAATAATAATTGATTGAAACAAAGTTAGAAGAAATTGTTTATTGAAACTACCTATAATGTGAAGAGATGGACAATTAATTGGTTCTGAAAATGCATTGGAAGCTAGTTTAGGTGTTCCATACTTCATTCCACCAAACATGGCTCCTGATATCAGAATCAGGAACTTGATCTTGTTTATCTTTTGAAGTGCTAGTCCctaaaatcatcatcatcatcatcatcatcagttcaatgttcattcaaatcaatTGTAACTTAACATTAATATCTTAGATAAGTTTATCATTCATTATTTTACTAAAAGAGTATTTTGTAATTTCTGATAACGGATGGAAAAATGGTCAGCTTGTTGATTCAAAAAGAGTATGTGTGTGTTCGGTTCTGCAGTAacgaaaattgattttgaatgaatgTAGTTTATGTGCGTGTTCGCATTCATGTAGACTGCCGTCTACATGTATTTTGTTAGAACATCAACCCTAGTTCAAAAGGATAAAAATACAGAAATCACAAATAATAAACACAAGATGTTTGGTAACAGAATTCGGCTTATTATGCTTATATCTCTAACTGCAGTTCCTTTCTATTATTTCAAGTTTAGGATTTACAGTacacaaaccaaacaaaatgtGTGTTTACATTGGGACGCAAGAAAATCTGTCACCGACGTCAAACCAAACATAGGCTATAGTTATTATAGATTAATAATCATATTCATGTTTAAAGGTAGTTTTAAATTCAAGTTTTAGATTAGAATTTATTTTGGACACAAAATTATTTCTACTCAAGAACATGTAAAACATGTCaaagttaatttcatatttctaGAACACCCTTATATCTTTCACAAAAAAGTGAATCCAAAGTCCAAACATgcactttttataaaaaaaaaaaataaaaaaaaaatcaatatccGATCCAAGAACCGACTAATCTGAGGGGTTCAATCCCACTGTTCACTTGCGGAGACCCATTTAAAACCAGAGCAAAACTCTCTATGGGCTAGACCACTAAAATTGACACCGGGGTAATCGAACCTGACACCAAAGGTCTAAGCCAACACCACCACTACGTCAACCCAATGGGTTAACATGCACTAAAATGTACTAGTAAATTAAAGTAAGATATAGGGTTTCTTTGTTAATTAGTACCTGTTCTTGCATTCCTGGCATTGCAGCCGCTAAAAATGCACCCTGAGTGACATAAATTCATAATAacaaatcaaaaccaaaaaccaaaacaaaaaaatttgcatTTTTCATCATCCAAATAATCAAAAACATACCTGAGAGAATCCAAGAACACCATCAAAAGGACCATTTTTTAGCATATAATCTTCAATGTATACTAAGCATTCATCAAAGTTCTTATACTCAGTGAAATCCTacacacaaataaataaaataccatACAATTATTTAATCACCAACATGAATAAATGAAGAAGATTAAGATTAAttgtattaatattaataaccTGATTGGCTTGGAACCATTCATAATAAGGAGGATCAAAAATGCCTTCAACGTCTGATTTTCCTTGTGCTGGAAATTGACCATCGAGGAAAACGAGGTCCAATTTTTGTTTTACAGATTCAGGCCAACGTAAGACTT
It contains:
- the LOC123903829 gene encoding esterase CG5412-like, with the protein product MEKQIQNKPRFLCLHGFRTSGQILKKQVLRWPESVKQKLDLVFLDGQFPAQGKSDVEGIFDPPYYEWFQANQDFTEYKNFDECLVYIEDYMLKNGPFDGVLGFSQGAFLAAAMPGMQEQGLALQKINKIKFLILISGAMFGGMKYGTPKLASNAFSEPINCPSLHIIGEADFMKPESIILQKAFVDPVVINHPKGHTIPRLDEKSLATMLGFIDKIQGMLSDSDGHSKN